The following coding sequences lie in one Caproicibacterium argilliputei genomic window:
- a CDS encoding DUF1540 domain-containing protein — translation MTNLKCSVTECINNSSRNCCRPDIMVGGKSACGCEQTCCADFEQKSGSDSAQNSCGCSSPNPQLHIRCEAEKCIYNQQGECSADDVAVRGSNCQNATCKSETECGTFKMR, via the coding sequence ATGACGAATCTGAAATGTTCCGTTACGGAATGCATCAACAACAGTTCCCGCAACTGCTGCCGCCCCGACATCATGGTTGGCGGCAAGTCAGCCTGCGGCTGTGAGCAAACCTGCTGTGCCGACTTTGAACAGAAAAGCGGCTCTGACAGTGCACAGAACAGTTGCGGCTGCTCCAGTCCCAATCCGCAGCTGCACATTCGCTGCGAAGCGGAAAAGTGTATTTACAACCAACAGGGCGAGTGCAGTGCAGATGATGTAGCGGTGCGCGGCTCTAACTGCCAGAATGCAACCTGTAAGTCTGAAACAGAATGCGGCACATTTAAAATGCGGTAA
- a CDS encoding NAD-dependent protein deacylase — MEQIAQLQRMLDASSKVVFFGGAGVSTESGIPDFRSTDGLYNQKYPYPPETMLSHTFYRQHTTAFFDFYRDKMLYPQAKPNVAHKKLAELERAGKLTAVVTQNIDGLHQAAGSKQVLELHGSVLRNFCESCGKEYPEEAVLNSIGIPRCPCGGIIKPDVVLYEEGLNQEILEAAVQAIEHADMLIVAGTSLVVYPAAGLIRYYSGRRLVLINRTPTSADSEADLVLHAPVGEVLGQLQVN, encoded by the coding sequence ATGGAACAGATTGCGCAATTGCAGAGAATGCTGGATGCAAGCAGCAAGGTTGTGTTTTTCGGCGGGGCAGGTGTTTCCACAGAAAGCGGAATTCCGGATTTTCGCAGCACTGACGGACTTTACAACCAGAAGTATCCCTATCCGCCGGAAACCATGCTGAGCCACACCTTTTACCGGCAGCACACAACGGCTTTTTTTGACTTTTACCGGGACAAGATGCTTTATCCGCAGGCTAAACCGAATGTCGCACATAAAAAGCTGGCAGAGCTGGAGCGGGCAGGAAAGCTGACCGCCGTGGTTACGCAGAACATAGACGGTCTGCATCAGGCAGCCGGCAGCAAGCAGGTTCTGGAACTGCACGGCAGTGTTCTGCGCAATTTCTGTGAATCGTGCGGAAAGGAGTACCCGGAGGAGGCAGTCCTGAACAGTATCGGAATCCCGCGGTGCCCCTGCGGCGGAATTATCAAGCCGGACGTGGTGCTGTATGAGGAGGGGCTGAACCAGGAGATTTTAGAGGCCGCCGTGCAGGCCATTGAGCACGCGGATATGCTGATTGTGGCGGGAACTTCGCTGGTGGTGTATCCGGCGGCGGGCTTAATCCGCTACTACAGCGGCAGGCGTCTGGTGCTCATTAACCGCACGCCCACTTCTGCGGACAGCGAGGCAGACCTGGTGCTGCACGCGCCGGTGGGAGAGGTGCTGGGGCAGCTTCAGGTGAACTGA